One part of the Rothia sp. ZJ932 genome encodes these proteins:
- a CDS encoding winged helix-turn-helix domain-containing protein: MSGAPGYVHISQRGRTGAHQAAPGVARSAKSYPANLRPMTASVPEPPAPSKLAAESEARGFVLYVGLSEEAAAAKGTSLVRIVQDLRAYTHNLVSEAESYAAVALAPTNAEGSDLEVVRNALGDPTAVHHAPEPAAPRQGGIFSSDSKPTHTTGVLIDLSRREVFLDGELLNLTFKEFELLNYLVENGARTVAREELLHSLWHDAEEVPNERTIDVHIRRLRSKLGRLSNTVRTVRGQGYRFYEHPEVVIWAAPEYSI, from the coding sequence ATGTCAGGTGCACCTGGATACGTTCATATTTCCCAGCGCGGTCGAACCGGTGCCCATCAGGCTGCACCCGGCGTCGCGCGTTCTGCTAAGTCATACCCGGCTAATCTGCGTCCCATGACTGCCAGCGTGCCGGAGCCTCCTGCGCCCTCCAAACTCGCTGCTGAGTCTGAGGCGCGCGGGTTCGTGCTCTACGTGGGATTGAGCGAAGAAGCTGCTGCCGCCAAAGGAACGTCCTTGGTGCGAATTGTTCAGGATCTTCGTGCTTACACCCATAACTTGGTGTCTGAGGCTGAATCGTACGCTGCGGTTGCTCTTGCGCCTACCAATGCTGAGGGTAGCGACCTTGAGGTGGTTCGCAATGCTTTGGGTGATCCCACTGCCGTTCATCACGCACCTGAACCTGCTGCACCGCGTCAGGGTGGTATTTTCTCTTCTGACTCAAAGCCCACCCACACCACCGGTGTGCTGATTGACCTCTCGCGCCGTGAAGTCTTTTTAGACGGTGAGCTACTGAACCTCACCTTCAAAGAATTTGAGCTATTGAACTACCTGGTTGAAAACGGTGCGCGCACCGTTGCTCGTGAGGAACTACTGCACAGCCTGTGGCACGACGCTGAAGAGGTGCCGAATGAGCGCACCATTGATGTGCATATCCGCCGTCTGCGTTCGAAGCTGGGACGTCTCTCGAATACCGTTCGTACCGTGCGCGGTCAGGGCTACCGGTTCTATGAGCATCCTGAGGTTGTTATCTGGGCAGCTCCTGAATACTCCATCTAA
- a CDS encoding histidine phosphatase family protein: MNATKLLIIMRHAEADWGLDDFNRPLTKRGHAQAPQVGRWLLEKEYVPEMIVSSAALRTRQTTTWVSEGLGEKAPTASLDKNLYNAPARKLVSAINSAPETVQALMLVAHLPGVQDAALQLARSDSDYDALMDASYGFAPSSVAVFEVTDEWAALDTACTKMIDFKTF; this comes from the coding sequence ATGAACGCCACCAAACTGCTGATTATTATGCGCCATGCTGAGGCGGACTGGGGTCTTGACGACTTCAACCGCCCGCTGACCAAGCGCGGGCATGCTCAGGCACCGCAAGTAGGGCGCTGGTTGCTGGAGAAGGAGTACGTGCCCGAGATGATTGTTTCTTCGGCAGCTTTGCGTACCCGTCAGACAACAACATGGGTTTCTGAGGGGCTGGGGGAGAAAGCGCCGACCGCATCCTTGGATAAGAACCTGTATAACGCGCCCGCACGCAAGCTGGTGTCGGCTATCAATAGTGCCCCTGAGACGGTACAGGCGCTGATGCTGGTTGCTCACCTGCCGGGCGTGCAGGACGCCGCCCTGCAGCTGGCGCGCAGCGATTCGGACTACGATGCGCTGATGGACGCCTCCTACGGGTTCGCGCCCTCATCGGTGGCGGTCTTTGAAGTAACTGATGAGTGGGCAGCCCTCGACACAGCCTGCACCAAGATGATTGATTTCAAGACCTTCTAA
- a CDS encoding alpha/beta fold hydrolase yields MSETDFQIASSTLGSGLQRVAFLHGLMGRGKNFTRIARGLGDDFTVLLMDMPNHGASGWTQDFDYARMADLVAENLRKGFAHESPVDIVGHSMGGKIAMLLALRHPELVNRLVVMDIAPNDSKGSFTVLLDSLLSLNLKTLTSRSAAGDEVSDRVPDAGVRGFLLQNLARGQDGFYWEPNLGMLRENLDAIMGWDAPDEEPFAGQVLWVAGGNSNYIQPEDTPTMRALFPKVRKITVKGAGHWVHADKPDAVIEILSVFLGK; encoded by the coding sequence ATGAGTGAAACAGACTTTCAGATTGCATCTTCAACCCTCGGCAGCGGCTTGCAGCGCGTAGCTTTTTTGCACGGGCTTATGGGGCGGGGTAAAAACTTCACCCGTATTGCCCGCGGTCTGGGCGATGATTTCACCGTTTTGCTCATGGATATGCCCAACCATGGTGCTTCGGGGTGGACGCAGGATTTCGACTATGCGCGCATGGCTGACCTGGTAGCTGAGAATCTGCGCAAAGGCTTCGCGCACGAGAGCCCGGTGGATATTGTGGGACACTCGATGGGCGGTAAGATCGCTATGCTGCTGGCACTGCGTCACCCCGAGCTGGTAAACCGTCTGGTGGTCATGGACATCGCGCCCAACGATTCAAAGGGTAGTTTTACGGTGCTCTTGGATTCTTTGTTGAGCTTGAACCTCAAGACCCTCACCTCCCGCAGCGCCGCTGGGGACGAGGTCTCCGACCGGGTGCCTGACGCTGGCGTCCGTGGTTTTCTACTGCAGAACCTTGCCCGCGGTCAAGACGGTTTCTACTGGGAGCCGAACCTGGGGATGCTGCGCGAAAATCTGGACGCGATTATGGGCTGGGATGCCCCCGACGAGGAGCCTTTTGCCGGGCAGGTTCTGTGGGTTGCCGGTGGAAATTCTAACTACATTCAGCCCGAAGATACCCCAACTATGCGTGCTCTTTTTCCGAAGGTTCGCAAGATTACGGTGAAAGGTGCTGGACACTGGGTACACGCCGATAAGCCCGACGCGGTGATTGAGATACTGTCGGTGTTTTTAGGCAAATAA
- a CDS encoding RbtT/DalT/CsbX family MFS transporter, which translates to MASKLQKQRVEGPFLDRIGIPGVLKWGFLGLLIFQTGLGVEANFITPHLVEVLGSKEATASYIITAYSLAALIASYLSGVLSDLMGPKKVMIIGFALWAIFQVSFLLSLGTGNYWLVAVTYFFRGLAYPLFSFSFLVWVNITAMKSMAGTSVGWFYVMFTGGLPTIGSLVAIASISVFGGGTAGEHGAMWVALALATVGALMVFLGCRAENGNKRIAPAHESTSTVLLSGIRLLFSNSKVMQGFLIRLINTAPQFGMFVILPVVIADELGWGQSRWLLMTTFIFAGNILFNAFFGNVGDRIGWVNTVRWFGVFASAIGLLLWWYVPHMVPAGSTWGYVVSVVAGVTFGICLAGFVPMGAIMPANAPEHRGAAMAMYTTAAGGAAFLGTSVVSIVLSVTGALGWDPFMQKSAVIWAFVALYGCAFIMVGNLRTEQDDPVKRQQMRDADTAALEILAANKQRTDIRES; encoded by the coding sequence ATGGCGTCTAAACTGCAAAAACAGAGGGTTGAGGGCCCTTTCCTCGACAGAATTGGCATTCCTGGTGTTCTCAAATGGGGGTTCCTGGGACTTCTTATATTTCAGACTGGTCTCGGTGTAGAAGCCAACTTTATTACTCCGCACCTGGTTGAAGTTCTTGGTAGTAAAGAAGCTACAGCTTCATACATCATTACCGCCTACTCGCTGGCGGCTCTTATAGCCAGTTACCTCTCAGGTGTGCTTTCTGACCTCATGGGTCCTAAGAAAGTCATGATTATTGGTTTCGCTTTGTGGGCTATCTTCCAGGTTTCCTTCCTTTTGTCATTGGGCACAGGAAATTATTGGCTAGTTGCTGTTACCTACTTCTTCCGTGGTCTGGCATACCCGCTGTTCTCCTTCTCCTTCCTTGTGTGGGTGAATATTACTGCGATGAAGTCTATGGCTGGCACTTCTGTGGGCTGGTTTTATGTAATGTTCACAGGTGGTCTTCCCACTATCGGTTCGTTGGTTGCTATTGCATCGATTTCTGTGTTCGGAGGCGGCACAGCAGGTGAGCATGGAGCGATGTGGGTAGCGCTTGCGCTGGCGACTGTTGGTGCTCTTATGGTTTTCTTGGGATGCCGCGCTGAAAACGGTAACAAGCGCATTGCCCCCGCACATGAGTCGACCTCAACCGTTTTACTTTCGGGTATTCGCTTGCTCTTCTCGAACTCAAAGGTTATGCAGGGTTTCTTAATTCGTTTGATTAACACTGCCCCCCAGTTTGGTATGTTCGTCATTCTCCCTGTTGTTATTGCTGATGAACTCGGTTGGGGTCAGTCGCGTTGGCTTTTGATGACCACCTTCATCTTTGCAGGCAATATTCTTTTCAACGCTTTCTTTGGCAATGTTGGAGACCGCATTGGCTGGGTTAACACCGTGCGTTGGTTTGGGGTTTTTGCATCGGCTATCGGTCTGTTGTTGTGGTGGTATGTTCCGCATATGGTCCCCGCTGGTTCCACCTGGGGCTACGTTGTTTCTGTGGTTGCCGGTGTTACCTTTGGTATCTGCTTGGCAGGTTTTGTTCCGATGGGAGCGATTATGCCTGCTAACGCCCCCGAGCACCGTGGTGCAGCAATGGCAATGTATACAACTGCTGCAGGTGGTGCTGCATTCTTGGGTACCTCGGTTGTTTCAATCGTGCTCAGCGTTACCGGTGCTTTGGGGTGGGATCCCTTCATGCAGAAGTCAGCTGTTATCTGGGCGTTTGTTGCCTTGTACGGTTGTGCGTTCATTATGGTAGGTAATCTGCGTACAGAGCAGGACGACCCTGTGAAGCGTCAGCAGATGCGTGATGCAGACACTGCGGCACTTGAGATCCTTGCAGCTAATAAGCAGCGCACCGATATTAGAGAAAGCTAA
- a CDS encoding sulfurtransferase, whose translation MSIAADTNEKFVHYAHGERLVSTQWVEENISTPGLVVLESDEDVLLYETGHIPGALKIDWHTELNNPVTRDYVDAQGFADLMKAKGISRDDTVVIYGDKSNWWAAYALWVFTLFGHQDVRLMDGGRTKWVEENRALTTDKPDVPATDYPLVERNDAPIRAFLPEVKANIGKLPLIDVRSADEYTGARTHMPGYAEEGALRGGHIPTAHSVPWAKAANEDGTFKSFDELKALYIKELGLADADDIIAYCRIGERSSHTWFVLKFLLGIDSVRNYDGSWTEWGNAVAVPIVKGEAPGEAL comes from the coding sequence ATGAGTATCGCAGCTGATACCAACGAGAAGTTTGTTCACTATGCCCACGGGGAACGTCTAGTTTCTACCCAGTGGGTCGAAGAAAACATCAGCACCCCCGGCCTGGTAGTACTCGAATCAGACGAGGACGTACTTCTCTACGAAACCGGTCATATTCCCGGCGCCCTCAAAATTGACTGGCACACCGAACTCAACAACCCCGTCACCCGCGACTACGTGGACGCTCAGGGCTTTGCTGATTTGATGAAAGCCAAAGGTATCTCACGCGATGACACTGTGGTCATCTACGGTGACAAGTCGAACTGGTGGGCAGCCTACGCCCTGTGGGTTTTCACTCTCTTCGGTCACCAAGACGTCCGACTCATGGACGGCGGCCGCACCAAGTGGGTTGAAGAAAACCGCGCCCTCACCACCGACAAGCCTGACGTTCCTGCCACTGACTACCCCCTGGTAGAGCGCAACGACGCACCCATCCGCGCCTTCCTACCCGAGGTCAAAGCCAACATCGGCAAGCTACCCCTGATCGATGTTCGCAGCGCGGACGAATACACCGGCGCTCGCACCCACATGCCCGGTTACGCTGAAGAGGGCGCTCTGCGCGGCGGTCACATTCCCACCGCTCACTCGGTACCCTGGGCTAAAGCAGCCAATGAAGATGGAACTTTCAAGAGCTTCGATGAACTCAAAGCCCTGTACATTAAAGAGCTGGGCTTGGCTGACGCCGATGACATCATCGCCTACTGCCGTATTGGTGAGCGCTCATCACACACCTGGTTCGTGCTGAAGTTCCTGCTGGGCATTGACAGTGTGCGTAACTACGACGGTTCCTGGACGGAATGGGGCAACGCTGTTGCCGTACCCATCGTCAAGGGCGAAGCACCCGGTGAGGCTCTATAA
- a CDS encoding BCCT family transporter, which produces MAAEKTPPSVADVTTGPPGKPAATRAPGKLSKLGQVMYPHNIHPALVPGVSIEDQRVSYRIDKPILITVGAVIIAFVVWGVIAPQSVLDTSTVALTWVMQNLGWIFTSIAAGLMVFLLALAASRYGNIPLGLDGEKPEFSTASWAAMLFGAGIGIGIIFFGPYEPLSYYLSPRPGAYDAATAEAITGAMAQAALHWGFNAWAIYAIVGLAVAYVSYRRGRVPLMSSILAPLFPNHRNDSLGSRTIDGLAIIATLFGTAASLGIGALQIARGVEIVSGWSPAGNTMALIIIVVLTIGTIISAVSGVSKGIRLLSNVNMTLAIGLAIFFFVAGPTAFLLNIIPATIIEYVGTLPDALSANMAESEEMEAFLSGWTTFYWAWWVSWAPFVGVFVAKISRGRTIRQFILGVLFIPSTIIILAFTILGGTTIWLQRESNAVAPDGTAASMPAPQEIFFVVLEQLPGAQFVAPLVIFMLAIFFITTSDSASLVNSQLSQKGNPNPNKLVTTFWALCMAGIAVVILLTGNQNALQGLQNLITITALPFSVILILMCVALVKELRNDPLSIRRDYARTAVEKAVVHGVSEHGDNFKIAIEPTDPTSEYATGADFDSTAEEVTEWYTRTDEEGNPVKFDYTHGVYLNEDGQPVTKENQVLTPEMFEEYKNRHKR; this is translated from the coding sequence ATGGCAGCAGAAAAAACGCCGCCTTCAGTAGCAGATGTAACTACCGGCCCGCCCGGAAAACCAGCAGCAACACGCGCACCGGGCAAACTCAGTAAGCTCGGACAAGTCATGTACCCACACAATATTCACCCGGCGCTTGTACCCGGTGTCTCTATTGAAGATCAGCGGGTCAGCTACAGAATTGACAAGCCCATTCTTATTACCGTGGGGGCGGTCATCATCGCTTTCGTGGTGTGGGGTGTGATTGCACCTCAGAGCGTGCTTGATACATCAACTGTGGCTCTCACCTGGGTAATGCAGAACCTGGGCTGGATCTTTACCAGCATTGCCGCGGGACTCATGGTCTTTTTATTGGCGCTGGCGGCTAGCCGCTACGGAAATATTCCGCTGGGTCTTGACGGCGAAAAACCTGAGTTCTCCACCGCGTCGTGGGCAGCTATGCTCTTTGGCGCGGGCATCGGTATCGGCATCATCTTCTTTGGCCCCTACGAGCCTCTCTCTTACTACCTCAGCCCCCGTCCTGGTGCCTATGATGCAGCAACGGCGGAGGCAATCACAGGGGCAATGGCTCAGGCAGCCCTGCATTGGGGTTTTAACGCTTGGGCTATCTACGCCATTGTGGGGTTGGCAGTTGCTTACGTTTCTTACCGGCGCGGACGTGTGCCACTCATGAGCTCGATTCTCGCCCCACTTTTTCCCAACCACCGCAATGATTCGCTGGGATCGCGCACTATCGATGGGTTGGCTATTATTGCCACCCTTTTTGGTACCGCAGCCTCGCTCGGCATTGGCGCCCTGCAGATTGCTCGCGGTGTTGAAATTGTCTCTGGCTGGTCACCTGCCGGTAACACCATGGCGCTCATTATCATTGTGGTACTGACTATCGGCACCATTATTTCTGCGGTCTCCGGCGTCTCTAAAGGCATTCGCCTGCTCTCGAACGTCAATATGACGCTCGCTATCGGTCTGGCAATTTTCTTCTTCGTTGCAGGTCCCACCGCTTTCTTACTGAACATTATTCCGGCAACCATCATCGAATACGTGGGTACTCTGCCCGATGCTTTGAGCGCCAACATGGCAGAGTCAGAAGAAATGGAAGCATTCCTTTCTGGCTGGACCACCTTCTATTGGGCGTGGTGGGTGAGCTGGGCACCCTTTGTCGGCGTGTTTGTTGCTAAGATTTCGCGCGGACGTACGATCCGCCAGTTCATTCTGGGCGTACTGTTTATTCCCTCCACCATTATCATTCTTGCCTTTACGATTCTGGGTGGCACCACCATCTGGTTACAGCGTGAATCCAATGCTGTTGCACCCGATGGAACCGCGGCGTCCATGCCTGCTCCGCAAGAAATTTTCTTCGTGGTGCTTGAGCAGCTGCCCGGCGCACAGTTCGTTGCTCCGCTGGTGATTTTCATGCTGGCGATCTTCTTCATTACCACTTCAGATTCAGCGTCACTGGTAAACTCGCAGCTTTCGCAGAAGGGCAACCCTAACCCCAATAAACTCGTTACTACTTTTTGGGCACTATGCATGGCAGGTATCGCCGTGGTTATTCTGCTGACCGGTAACCAGAACGCCTTGCAGGGGTTGCAGAACCTAATTACCATTACTGCTCTGCCCTTCTCGGTGATACTTATTCTCATGTGCGTTGCACTGGTTAAAGAATTGCGTAATGACCCGCTGAGCATTCGCCGCGACTACGCGCGTACCGCCGTTGAAAAGGCTGTGGTACACGGTGTGAGCGAGCACGGTGACAACTTCAAAATTGCCATTGAACCCACCGACCCCACCAGCGAATACGCCACTGGCGCTGACTTTGACTCAACGGCAGAGGAAGTGACTGAGTGGTATACACGCACCGATGAAGAGGGCAACCCGGTCAAATTCGACTACACCCACGGTGTGTATCTGAACGAGGACGGTCAGCCCGTCACCAAAGAAAACCAAGTGCTAACCCCCGAAATGTTCGAGGAATACAAGAACAGGCACAAACGTTAA
- a CDS encoding zinc-binding dehydrogenase gives MTATLPETMQAVVVKGPENYVLETVPVPTIGDTDLLIKIDAVGICASDLKCYHGAPKFWGDENRAQWAENDRIAGHEIAGTIVAGSAETLKKHTDGKPYELNIGDRIVIEQIAPCGECRYCQRGEYWMCGPHDMFGFKNWDGGMAEYMLVPSLARVHKISKDVAPQHAAFAEPLSCALHAVERANIKFEDVVVIAGAGPIGLSALIGTRQKNPLKIVVLDMAEDKLALAKKLGADEVINIKKVDAVQKIKDMTDGYGADVYIECTGHPSAVPQGLNLLRKLGTYVEYSVFGSDVTVDWSIISDDKELNVYGAHLGPHTWPTAVKIIESGILPLDEICTHQFPLEEFQAGLDTVGDSQGDSIKCTIVPGLTETVNQLKK, from the coding sequence ATGACCGCGACCCTACCCGAAACCATGCAAGCAGTTGTAGTGAAAGGTCCCGAGAACTACGTTCTTGAGACAGTGCCCGTACCGACTATTGGCGATACGGATCTGCTCATCAAAATCGACGCTGTCGGTATTTGCGCTTCTGACCTCAAATGCTACCACGGCGCACCCAAGTTCTGGGGTGATGAGAACCGTGCACAATGGGCAGAAAACGACCGCATCGCGGGTCACGAAATCGCCGGTACTATCGTTGCGGGTTCAGCTGAAACCCTGAAGAAGCACACTGACGGCAAACCTTACGAACTGAACATCGGTGACCGCATCGTCATCGAACAGATCGCTCCCTGTGGTGAATGTCGCTACTGTCAGCGTGGCGAGTACTGGATGTGCGGTCCCCACGATATGTTCGGTTTTAAGAACTGGGATGGCGGTATGGCTGAGTATATGCTTGTACCTTCTCTGGCACGCGTCCACAAAATTTCAAAGGACGTAGCACCCCAGCACGCAGCGTTCGCGGAACCTCTGTCCTGCGCCCTACACGCGGTCGAGCGCGCCAACATCAAGTTTGAGGATGTTGTTGTTATTGCAGGTGCCGGTCCTATCGGTCTGTCTGCGCTGATTGGCACCCGCCAGAAGAACCCGCTGAAGATTGTTGTTCTTGATATGGCGGAAGATAAGTTGGCTCTGGCAAAGAAGCTGGGCGCTGATGAGGTCATCAATATTAAAAAAGTTGACGCTGTCCAGAAGATTAAGGATATGACCGATGGCTACGGCGCAGATGTTTACATTGAGTGCACCGGGCATCCCTCAGCTGTTCCGCAGGGTTTGAACCTGCTACGTAAGCTCGGCACTTACGTTGAATACTCGGTCTTTGGCTCGGATGTCACCGTTGACTGGTCCATCATCTCCGATGACAAGGAACTTAACGTCTACGGTGCTCACCTAGGTCCGCACACCTGGCCTACTGCGGTAAAGATTATCGAATCCGGCATCTTGCCACTGGATGAAATCTGCACTCACCAGTTCCCGCTGGAAGAATTCCAAGCTGGCTTGGACACCGTGGGCGACTCACAGGGCGATTCCATCAAATGCACAATCGTTCCTGGACTAACCGAGACTGTCAACCAGCTCAAGAAGTAG
- a CDS encoding sugar-binding transcriptional regulator produces the protein MNDKTLRIIHKINPSTTLRAAMDTNPTDFYNSDHLFAAANMYYTENLSQAEISQRLNVSRPTVSRMLAQAKERGIVQINVIHPDAKSNELLAERLAEALNLHKVYLSPGIQDSTMGPGMENAVLTAIADMKLTHGSTLAVASGLAIYGISHMNLPPLTGVTLIPTVGGVSEPEPWHQPNEIVRTMAQKTGSRHLPIFARVIPTPLMYKALHEDASFQETIAHWKHAQGALVGIGAVTTRRTSIASDIPQGELTDAVGDVCLHFFDEAGNDLPYTGSDRTIRIPLEQLQAIPHSVAIAVGKEKVQSIIAATKLGTFKKLVTDEATAKDILTHLNS, from the coding sequence TTGAATGACAAAACCCTTAGAATTATCCATAAGATAAACCCTTCTACCACCTTGCGAGCCGCCATGGACACCAACCCTACAGATTTTTACAACTCAGACCATCTATTTGCAGCTGCAAATATGTACTACACCGAGAACCTCAGCCAGGCAGAGATTTCCCAACGCCTCAACGTGTCGCGCCCAACAGTAAGCCGCATGTTAGCTCAGGCAAAGGAACGGGGAATCGTTCAGATCAACGTCATCCACCCGGACGCAAAGTCTAATGAACTCTTAGCCGAACGGCTTGCCGAGGCACTCAACCTCCACAAGGTTTACCTTTCTCCTGGAATTCAAGACTCCACCATGGGTCCCGGCATGGAAAATGCCGTACTCACCGCTATCGCAGATATGAAACTTACACACGGGAGCACATTAGCCGTAGCATCTGGATTAGCAATATACGGAATCTCCCACATGAACCTACCCCCGCTCACAGGAGTTACCCTGATACCCACCGTGGGCGGTGTATCCGAACCAGAACCGTGGCACCAGCCCAATGAAATCGTTCGAACAATGGCACAGAAAACCGGCAGTCGACATCTCCCTATTTTCGCCCGCGTCATACCTACACCACTTATGTACAAAGCTCTTCACGAAGATGCTTCCTTCCAAGAAACAATCGCTCACTGGAAACACGCACAGGGTGCCCTAGTCGGAATCGGAGCTGTTACAACCCGGCGAACGTCAATTGCCTCTGATATCCCTCAAGGGGAACTAACAGATGCAGTAGGTGATGTTTGTTTGCACTTCTTTGATGAAGCAGGTAATGACCTCCCTTACACAGGAAGCGACAGAACGATTCGCATCCCATTGGAACAGCTTCAAGCAATTCCTCACAGCGTCGCTATTGCTGTAGGGAAAGAAAAAGTCCAATCGATCATTGCTGCAACCAAGCTAGGCACCTTCAAAAAGTTAGTTACAGACGAAGCAACCGCAAAAGATATACTTACCCACCTCAATAGCTAA
- a CDS encoding SufE family protein: MTSELTGKLAEIAAEFAEVAASDRLQLLLEFSQSLPVLPERYADHPELLEAVPECQSPIFLITEVNDGIVNLFFSAPAEAPTTRGFASILHEALDGQSVEDVLDVPEDTALRLSLTDQVSPLRLNGMSGMLARIQRQVREKI, from the coding sequence ATGACCAGCGAACTCACCGGAAAACTGGCAGAAATCGCCGCTGAATTTGCGGAGGTAGCTGCGTCCGACCGCCTGCAACTGCTCTTAGAATTCAGCCAGTCTTTGCCGGTGCTACCCGAGCGCTACGCCGATCACCCCGAGCTACTTGAGGCCGTACCCGAATGTCAGTCACCGATTTTTCTCATTACTGAGGTTAATGACGGGATTGTTAACCTTTTCTTCTCAGCGCCTGCTGAGGCACCGACTACCCGCGGTTTCGCTTCTATCTTGCATGAAGCGCTGGACGGTCAGAGTGTAGAGGACGTACTTGACGTACCTGAGGACACTGCCTTGCGCCTTTCGCTGACCGATCAGGTGAGCCCGCTACGACTGAACGGTATGAGCGGTATGCTGGCGCGTATTCAGCGTCAGGTGCGCGAAAAAATATAA
- a CDS encoding dihydroxyacetone kinase family protein: MTKLYNDPAEFADDQLEGFLDLYSDRLVGVPGGVISLPPKEPQVAVIVGGGSGHYPAFAGLVGPGFASGAVVGNIFTSPSAAHVYSVAKAADQGKGVILTFGNYQGDNINFGIAAKMLNAEGIDTRIVVVKDDIASAPEFDKRRGIAGDFTVFKAMGAAAAAGKSIDEVERIGNLANENTRTLGVAFSGCTMPGADQPLFTVAEGQMGVGLGIHGEPGIRDEACASAKELATMLVDAVLADAPQGAGKRIGVIVNGLGVTKYEELFLLYRTIAPHLRAVGYEIIDPEVGELVTSLDMGGVSLTVFWLDGELEETWTAPAYACAYRKDAKQLESIEKTYTAKSATVDAESIIEASPAAAAIAAKVREAALSVANLMKEQEHYLGEIDAVAGDGDHGRGMVRGAEAALEAIQNAPDSAGPSQLLKLGGRAWAMLAGGTSGVLWGASLEAAANTLADDAESFTRDQAAAAVQAFADSMVTLGGAQIGDKTLLDSLLPFTEALRDSEANLPDAWAEAANLAIQKAEETSALSPKKGRARPLAEKSIGNPDPGAISMAMILTHVGTYFRS; this comes from the coding sequence ATGACCAAGCTCTACAACGATCCAGCAGAATTTGCCGACGACCAACTCGAAGGCTTTTTGGATTTGTACTCTGACCGTCTGGTAGGCGTCCCTGGTGGTGTTATCTCTCTTCCTCCCAAAGAACCTCAGGTCGCTGTGATTGTGGGGGGCGGCTCGGGTCACTATCCCGCTTTCGCGGGCCTGGTGGGGCCTGGCTTTGCATCCGGTGCTGTAGTGGGCAATATCTTCACCTCACCGTCAGCCGCTCACGTGTACTCAGTTGCTAAGGCGGCAGACCAAGGCAAGGGGGTCATCCTTACCTTCGGTAACTACCAGGGTGACAACATTAACTTTGGTATCGCCGCTAAGATGCTCAACGCTGAGGGTATCGACACCCGTATTGTGGTGGTCAAGGACGACATCGCGTCCGCACCCGAGTTCGACAAGCGTCGCGGTATCGCGGGTGACTTTACCGTTTTTAAAGCAATGGGCGCAGCGGCCGCTGCCGGTAAGTCTATTGACGAGGTCGAGCGCATCGGCAACCTTGCCAATGAAAACACCCGTACTCTGGGTGTAGCTTTCTCAGGCTGCACTATGCCCGGTGCGGATCAGCCACTTTTTACCGTTGCTGAAGGTCAGATGGGCGTTGGTCTTGGTATCCACGGTGAGCCTGGCATTCGTGATGAAGCTTGTGCCTCTGCAAAAGAGCTAGCAACCATGCTTGTCGATGCCGTTTTGGCGGATGCACCTCAGGGTGCGGGCAAGCGTATTGGTGTGATTGTCAATGGATTGGGCGTTACCAAATACGAAGAACTTTTCTTGCTCTACCGCACGATTGCGCCCCATTTGCGCGCAGTGGGTTACGAGATTATTGACCCCGAAGTTGGTGAACTCGTGACCTCTCTAGACATGGGCGGCGTATCGCTGACCGTCTTCTGGCTTGATGGTGAACTTGAAGAGACCTGGACAGCTCCAGCTTATGCTTGCGCCTACCGCAAGGACGCTAAGCAGCTTGAAAGCATTGAAAAGACTTACACCGCTAAGTCCGCAACCGTCGATGCAGAATCGATCATTGAGGCCTCTCCGGCAGCTGCAGCAATCGCCGCTAAGGTGCGAGAGGCTGCCTTAAGCGTCGCTAATCTGATGAAAGAACAGGAACACTACCTGGGTGAAATTGACGCAGTAGCGGGCGATGGCGACCACGGTCGCGGTATGGTGCGTGGTGCAGAAGCCGCCCTCGAAGCCATTCAGAATGCCCCCGATAGCGCCGGTCCCTCGCAGTTGCTTAAACTCGGCGGACGGGCTTGGGCAATGCTGGCAGGTGGAACCTCAGGTGTTTTGTGGGGAGCGTCCCTTGAAGCAGCGGCTAATACTCTGGCAGACGATGCTGAATCCTTTACTCGGGATCAGGCGGCTGCAGCAGTTCAGGCTTTCGCAGATTCAATGGTGACCCTGGGCGGAGCTCAGATTGGTGATAAGACCCTGCTCGATTCTCTTCTACCTTTCACCGAGGCTTTGCGTGATTCTGAGGCAAACCTTCCTGATGCTTGGGCTGAGGCTGCGAATCTAGCAATTCAGAAAGCAGAAGAAACATCAGCGCTTTCTCCCAAGAAGGGACGCGCTCGCCCGCTAGCCGAAAAATCCATTGGTAACCCAGACCCGGGTGCTATCTCCATGGCAATGATTTTGACTCACGTCGGCACATACTTCCGTTCCTAA